The nucleotide window CCTGCTGCtgttttcacaaaactttacgcagctgcgtaagtccacttatGCCATActgttgcgcaagtggacttacgtaGTTATGTAAAATTTCGTCTCCAGAATGCCCCCATAGGTTTGAAAAATCTTAAGGCAAACCCTGCGTTGAGAAGCACATCGATGGTAAAGTAAGATGGTCAACTTTAACATGGAAGCCAAACAATGCTTATGCGCCTCTGTTATTCATAAAAGAATGCTTTGTACACATAAAACCAACAAAAACCATTGTTTTtcattaaaatttgtttttttctagtTTTCCATCGAACAATGGACCCAGCATGAGCGGCAGTCTGACTCAACCAATGACCAACCCAGAGATTATTGCTAATATCTCACAAGGTAAGTAGTGTTATGCAGGCGTCTGATTTCTCAGGGTTTTTCCTGCTTccaggattttctcaaaattttcTCACAGAGcgttaaacagctacttgagtAATATGTTTTGAACGGAAatgctattttaacttgtttatgaagcgtttgttcaccatttaaatgtaagtttgatatgtgtacacttctgaatttatcagaattatcgattaaaaaatcaggccccaacctcagggttttgaaaaactaaaaacacttctgccattGACGGCGCGCATTAAAATGAATGTGCTTTGACGTCATGTCttggagtttgctttgttatacctccacgctgcaacaaagcggctacaCAAAtaggagctcccaactatgacgtaacatgagtgattacgtaacaaaGATTTTCGTGAATCTTTCAGAAAAGggctggataagggtattcgTAATGATTAAttcttttaaacaattaaacgatttccttattgattgaaaacattttaaatgtacccaaacctatTGGATGCACCAACTAGTCCATTGAATCAGTACATAACTAAAATTGTAAAGCTGTGGACGGAAGCTTTGAAACTTTATGAAACTGTTGGCTTTGACAAAATTGTCAtgtaaaaatgaaaagaaatggGAAAAAACTTAAAGGGGCTTTGCACACAAGGTGTCAGTTGAGCATGTTGGTGATGAatcattctataaaaaaaatacttcccTAAATCAAGATTCATTTGTACAATTGTACTGatttgtgtgaatattcttttttatcattttttggtCATTATACAGTTGAAGAGACAATTGTACAATTGTACTGATTTGTCTGCATTCTctcatttgtatttttgttgtcattatATAGTTGAACAGACAATTGTACTGATTTCTCTGAATTCTCTGAATTCTctcatttgtaattttgttgtcatTATACAGTTGAAGAGACAATTGTACTTGTACTGATTTGTCTGAATTCTctcatttgtaattttgttgtcatTATACAGTTGAGATTATGATGCAAGATAACTCACAGGATATTCCTGATGCCAGTAAAGAGGAGGTAAGTTTAACAACAGGACGCACATTTTATATCCACCAAAAAATTTCGATGGTGATGAAAACACTATTTTCCAAGGTTTCAACAGCAAGTGTTTGCTATCTGCCGGTGCAAGCAGCATTGTTTGACTCATCGGCTTTTGGCATGTCGTGGCTGAGCAGTCTAGTTTGctagacccaagctctggtgatgtcagcagcagagtgtgggtttgaatcccggtcatgacacttgtccTGTTTAGCAAGACACTGAACCATAAGTGCCATGTaataaagttggggaggtagtgcatcctgctctaccagccatgcTCGTAGTGGGTGATACCCATACCTACATCCTGACGGGCTACGAAGGGGGGTAATCCTGTGTCAGCCCaagaagtaggtggcaacatgcccctggtggcagttgatttgggtcgataacCAATCAGTGAAGTGTAGccatcaccttgaagtggccgtatGTGGACTTGTGATGTAAGGTGATCTCTCATAAcgaaaataagtttttaaaaaaagaagaaggaatGCTCTTTCTGATAAGTGGTCATGTCCTCGGAAAAAGGACATAACGGAAAGCTACCATAGAAAAGGTGTACGTAAGAAATTAATTTGCCAAATTGTGCTTCAACAACACTGGGTGCAATAGTTTGATCTTTGGTCTGCCATTCCTACATGAATGTCATTTTTGGAATGGTAAATTCTGCATGGGAATAGGAACACAAATCGTTCGTGGGTAATTTTGGCTTTAAGTCCCATCTGAAGggcaaagcaatggttaagtgtcttgcttatggaAACGGGTGTCAAGACTGGGTATTGAACCCACACTtacgctgatcagaaacaccagaggttTAGTCTAGTGCACTTGACTGCTCTGTCACGACAAGCCATGTATGTTGCATTTTATTCTATTGCATTGCAATTTATTGCACATTGATCTCACTCAAGTATTGGTATCAATAATACTTCAAAACTAAACTTTCAGACAATAAGATCTGTtcatataaataattatttgtggtAAAGTCGCTCGTCGATTATTCTGTTTGTCTTCAGATTTTACATGTACCCGGTAGGTTTGATTATTAGAACTGTTTTGAGTCGATGTTTCTTTCCTCTATCTGTTTTGTAGCCTGCAAAAAGCTCTAAGATTGGTTGGCCTAAGGGGAAGAAGCGTCGTAGACTGAAGGACGTCAACGCCCCGAGAGCTCCACTCACTGGTTACGTACGATTCCTGAATGACAGACGAGATAAAGCAAGGGCTGACAATCCGAACATGTCGTTTGCGGAGATTACCCGTATGCTGGGCAAGGAATGGACCACACTCTCACAGAATGAAAAACAGGTAGAATAGCATTTTAGTCTCCGGGCTCATTACATCACtacacggcccaatttcatagatctgctcgagcagaaaatattgcttaaaactTTTCTACtcagcagaaataagcaggatgccagttataaattgtacatgtgtcaaggcagtttgactggtaaccttattctggtaagcaacactttattgtgcttagctactttttgtgtttgcagctctatgaaattgggcctagagcTCTTGACTTGCCATTCTGGGTGCATTggtggcttgtgcgtaaagctcTTGCCTCTCACCCCTgtggccctggttcgattcccagctAGAGTAATACGTGAGtagagttgtgcattggttctctcCTGTACCACATGGGGTTTTTTTGCCGGACCTCCAGTTTTTTTCCACACTTTAGATCTCAGGCTGTGCTCCAAGGTcatatattaataatattgataataaatAAACTGTTCTTTTAAAGCGCATTACACACAAAGTCCCAATGCGCTGTACAAAGTCAAAagagataaaaacaaacaaaactagtTAGAGattaacaagtgagttttgagaaggCGTTTGAAATTGAATGGATCCAGAGTTTGTGCCTCTTTGATGTTGcgggggagtttgttccaaaGAGTAGGAGAAGAGGTAGAAAATGCACGTTGGCACTGTAATTCAAGCTAAATGGGCCCTTGCATGGCTGTGGCGCCACCATGTTGCAGCTGCATCCTTTGCAATTCAGTTTGTCAATTGCAAGTAAGTATGATATgcctcccaaattattgttattattattctttattagACTCTTTGAGATCTTGagattaagcttgggcgatatcgatttattttattcacgatatatcgccgacaatatatcgcgatattcgatataatcgcgattaatgaaatttgacatcagtcttaaaactccaagtgaaagttgtagaagagacagtcctagtataagagaggtgttctaatgacctattcttctggttttactccaaatctatggggtatcagctcgcaaatacatcgcgatatttaatcgatgtatcgatatatcgcaattatcgcgattatcgcgatatatcgcgatatatcgcgatatatcgcgatatatcgcgatatatcgatatttcgattaaaaccaaatccatccgatatcgaaatcgtgtccaaattaatatcgtgatattcgataatatcgtgatatcgcccaagcttacttgaGATAACTAATGTTGAATGATTCCTAAAAGACAGCTTCCCGATTTAAAGTTTGAAGGGAGTGACTACATCCCAATATAATTTACATGGGGAAGCCGCCATCTTACTCTCATGGTAATCTTTCCTCGGAAGTTAACATTTTTGATGTAGAATGGTTGTCTTAGGACATCCTTAATGTTATTATCTTGCTAGGATCTTGTCAAGTTGGGTGGAAGTCCTAGAGCCAAAGAGATAAacattctctctttttttttcttttcctcagTGCTACCTGGATGAAGCCGATCGCGATAAGGAACGATACGTCAAGGAGCTGGAGAACTACCAGCAGACGGAGGCCTATAAGGTGTTTGCCAAGAAGCAACAAGAGAGGAAGAAAAAGGTTGAGGCCGGAGAGGAAAACGACACACAAACAAACGGAACCGGACTAGAGGTGAGTGTGTACTCGGCATACTGGTGGAGGTATGGGAATATCTAAATTATGTTGTTTGATGCATTTCATAGTAGAGAGTTCTCTGTTGAGATTTTCTAAGCCCTAGTAGATCCATGTTCGTCTCCTACGTTGTCGCCTACAcatcaattgtttgtttgtaggcCGCTGTGCGGTGAGCCTTTCCAGCTGTCTGTTGTCCTGTTTGTGTCTGTCTTGTGTTCGATGTGTGTTTTCGTAATCATTGTACCATTATAGGAttggaggcattgcatggtgaggtattcaTATatatttaagaactgactccgcggcagtacagttaaatCACGCTCCTACaggctaaagtagtagtcccagcctattttttataccatccgcccaggtaatagtttaaaaagcaggacagttcttttcagaactgagaagtctcccgaacccccgaacatctactccgcggcagtagaataaagcaagacagttctctaagaacaaactctacctggcaagaagatacacagatggtgttaccgcgaaccaaatatacattgtacCATTATAGGCCTACTATACCTTACTCAGTAATTCCGTAACCCACTTACAATAATATTGGGGGGTCTCCACCAAACAAGCTTGATTGTAGGACACTCCCAACACTTACTCGTTACATTATATATAAAGTACCATAATGTTATCATTTTTTGTAAGCTaactgattgagtggaaataaactgaactGATTAATTCACATGGATTAATTCACTGATTAATAAATTCTATTGATGGTTTTATCGTTGTTATTTTTCCTGCAGTACACCGATGAGATTCGTCTTGATGATGAGTTACCAGGGTTTGATGTTCCTATCTTTACAGAAGAGTTCCTCAATTACAACAAATGTAAGTTAACCCCCTGTTATAACTCAATAACTGATAACTGTGACGGAATTAAACACCTTTTCGTATAGTGCCAATGCTTTTttaactcatttttacaaagagggatatctcattgaggtaaattgatACTATATTGtttcatatcaaataaaaaagtgatggcaccatacagaaacttttccatgGAATTGTTTTCTGTTAACCTTCTATTTACTTCACAACAACCAAGATGGATGCCATCCACTCCAACAGATGGATTAGACACCACTGttcaattgaccccttgcacgcgcgtcgcacgggcgactgatgccacgctcaccatgttggtggtcaataggcttacgtgtaaacgccgcgccACCTAAAAATGctcacttcactgaataacacacgttgacattgaccaccaaaatggcgcatccaaggttattctgatgatgacgtcaggtgaaatgggtcaatagagggcgcaataATATATTTCACACTGCaatttatcacacccctagtcTGAATAATTAATGCAGCAAGAAGGACATCATGGATGAACACAAACTTTCACCCCGGAAATCTGTAGACAAATCCAAGTAACAATACTTTGCCGCCACTAGTGGGTAGGCCATGATGTAAATGACTGCCACCTTTGATGACAATTAATTAAATTGTTCACACTGCGTATGTGCTGCgcatagccctggcggccttacactttcgttttgtactacagtgacgtcctggacaccagggtacatttctggggcggacaattttcacagcttcataactcaaatcttacctgcaagaaagcaccaatttcaacagattcagattccatggcagcatatgtttttctgcggtgggttttgatcgtcatatattcttcacaaatccgtcattttcatgaaataatgcagctcccaacgttaaggaattcccatttttgttcgtactctcacagtctgccgtgtgtacgcaagacgcacgacgcgcaaattttgaattgtgttgttaacgctgtgcagtcaagatacggtgaccaagaattcatgcgtctaagcttgcatcatgcgtcttgcacgcaaatgtatacgcgtacgcacgacagacaacactgtgagaaaacgatcgaaactggaattttttaatgttggaagctgcattatttcacgaaaatgacggatttgtgaggaaaatatgagaaccaaaacccaccgcagaaaaatgtatgccgccatggaatgtgaaattagtggcttgtcttaggtaagatttaagttatgaagctgtgaaattgttccgccccagaaacgggcctcaatagttaggactctgttcctgtgtacagagaaagagtcctatatagggctagtgctgcacacaactctcagccagtGATAGCCTTGTACGCATGCTTTATTTCATCAACCATCACTACTCAAAAGATTTATTCACATGTTGTTACTGCAAATCTTATTATGGCCTTTGGGGCAACATAATACCAAAAGTATGGGTTGGGGAGatggtgctttctgctctaccagccaggcttctgatggacgATACCCaggcctacatctgtatggactgtgaaTGGGGTATCCCTGTTTCAgctccaggagtaggtggcagcgacccctggaaaaatagttgaatgtagcccacaccttgaagtggcctttgttgcacaataacatttttaaaataaattaaaagaaTGACTTATGCCACCACAaagcaattattatttttttttttcctccagcTCGTGAGAATGAGCTCCGCCAGCTCCGGAAATCCACCACAGAGTACGAAGAGCAGAACGCCATCCTTCAGAAGCACATCGACAACATGAAGACAGCCATCTCTAAGCTAGAGACAGAAGCAGTGCAACAGCGGAACACCAACTTGACGTTACAGCAGCACCTGCAGACACTCAGGGTATCGCTCACGACGAGCTTTGCCGGCGTCACTCTACCTGGTAAGACAAAAACCTAGTCTGTCCAAACAAACGTAATACTTCTAGACAACTGAGCTCCTTCAATTAGTCTTTggccactataggagtgcactgtgtgGTTTGGATGTTGACAGAtcgatttacccaaaccttacagTGTTACAGCAATGTGTctaccatatctcaaaatggcttatggaCCAAGTCAGCTTGGTTACTAAAAAAGTGACCTTGAGCCATACCAGGGCATTTCCTGGGAGGCAAGATACTACATTGTAATATATGAAGTTTTTACAGTTGCGACAAATTTTGCTAGCCCTTGAGTGCTAACCCTTGAGATCCCATTTCCTATTTGAACCCTCTTTCAAATGCTAGACTTGCTCCTACATATGACACCGTGTATAGAGGGTCTGCATGTATTTCTGTAGGCTCCCTCCAATAGGCCCCTTTCATTTCAGTAGGCCCCTTTATGTAGGCCCCTATCTGTAGGCCCTTTCTGTAGACCCTTCTCTGTAGGCCTCTAGGCCCCTATCTGTAAGCCCATTTCTGTATACTCCTCTAAGTGGGCCCCTTTATGTAGGCCCCTATCTGTAAGCCCCTTTCTGTATACCCCTCTAAGTGAGCCCCTTTATGTAGGCCCCTATCTGTAGGCCCTTTCTGTAGACCCTTCTCTGTAGGCCTCTAGGCCCCTATCTGTAAGCCCCTTTCTGTATACCCCTCTAAGTGAGCCCCTTTATGTAGGCCCCTATCTGTAGGCCCTTTATGTAGGCCCCTATCTGTAGGCCTCTAGGTCCCTATCTATAGGgtccctatttttttttttcaattttgtctcCTTTTTATCAGAAATGGGGTTGATTTACTCTGGGTCCGCCTGACGCTTatctttttttgtattttattctgtgtaatatgattgtttgtaatgcaatgtttttactaaatttttgctacttttttaactgttgtgtatttttaaaaaatcattatGCTTATTtttctcatgttttttaatcctgtattttaatgtttttcttgactgtacagcgctttgaaacagtgttaaagcgctttataaatgcatttaagttatgTTAAGTTAAGTTATCTGTTGGTCCCTCTCCGAAGGTCCCTTTCTGTAAGTCCCTTTCTGTTGGCTTATTTTTGCAGACCCATTCTTGTAGGCCTGTAGGCCCCTATCTGTAGGCATGTAAGCCCCTATCTCTTGACTCATTTCTGTATACCCATTCCTGTAGGCCTGCTGGCCCCTTTCTGTGGGCCTGCAGGCCCCTTTCTATAGACTCAACTCATTTCTGTAGGCCTCCATCTGTAGGCCCCTTTCTATGGTTAATTACATGCATTGATCAAAACAGCAAAAAGCAAAAAGACAAGCATAAAGCTGACTCTCAATCTCTTGGTTCTTTTCTTGGGATGTCGTTTCTTCTTCCCCCAAGTAGGTTCTTCAGAGGAGACCCCTACCCTGGCAACCATCGATGCTTACATGACCAAGCTGCATCAACTCATTCTAGACTCACCGCAGGAGAATGCAAACCTCATAGCAACAGTCAGAGAAATAGTCGGCAAACTTGACTTACAGAGGTATGTTTAGTGtgaccagccgttgatttcacaaaactcttactaatttaagacttatcttaggtcttaggacgagtcccaaccctgcactgtagcatgcagaccttaagattaatcctaagttaagacgagttactcgtcctaactcgagataagacgagtcctaactctttgtgaaatcgaccccaggaccaaatttcatggttctgttTACCATGTTATGACAATGCTTAATTCTTATAAAGTGCACATATCCATAGACATGTAGCTAGATCCAGGTGCTTTACAGCAATATTACCCCTGTTCATCGGTCACACTTTTAGACCATTCCTCTAACTTTCTCAACTTCCTGGAGCCATACAACCCCAAATTGCTTAAATTAGTGCATGAGGGGTTAATCGAACTCAATACCATCTCGGCCCTCTCACGTTATTTTTATACACCTAGGTGAAGAAGAGCAATTATGGCTAAATTGATAAAACTAGACAAGTTACAAGACCAAACAAGAATGGGAGGGTACTGGCAcgttttatttaaagacagtgcacactgttggtaattgtcaaagactactcttcacagtgtgtgtatctcatcatatgcataaaacaacaaagctgtgaaaatttgagctcaattggtcgtcgaagttccgagataataatgaaagaaaaaaactcactAAAAGACATCTCTGTGTGATCTCAGTCCAAACAGTCCGGTTACGAATCGCCACATGCTCTTGAGGATGTGGAATGAAATGAAGTTGTTCCCAAATTCCCAAAGAGGCTGTgattatcttcttcttcttcttcctttctagTGCAGCCTTCATGTTTGAAGATAGTCACACTGTAAGACGCACAgggggaaccccttctctttgcgataaaTATGTACAGGGGTCTTTCACATGCGTATTTTTATAACAACATAAGGGACCTACATTGtacagctttacgtccaatccaaaggacaaatcattggttaagtgtcttgcttaaggacacaagtgacaCGACCGCCACTCAAACCcctactctgctgatcagatgcAGTAGAGCTTGAGTTAGGTGCTTTCAACCTCTCGGCCACGACCCTTACGTCTTCCACGTATTATCAGGTTTATCCTAACTTTACTTTTTTAtcattctttgtttttttagcgATCCCAAGTTATGACCAATGGAAGACACTGACTAAGTTGAGTACATGAGTACAACCCAAGAGACTTGCCATCTAGCGTCGCCTGTTTACTTAAAGATCATCAAATGGTTTAGAGGTAGCCCTTCGGGGGTATCAGTTCCCAGTCTAAATCTATTAGAAGACAACTCTTGCTTTGATTTGATGGATTAAGAGCTCTGTGTGTCTCGGCTATGgacaaaaaatatattcatagGGTGTTATCCGCATGTTTCATCAAGTTCAAACACAATCAGTGGCTGTAGAAATGTGTTTGGAGGTGGAGTGAAAAGAACTGTGAAAGGTAACAAGTCcaagtgtatgggtaaaaaccaaagttcaTATTCTGTATCccggatgcaaatttaacacctattATATATCGTTGCGGCACCCGCTGccaacacataggattcgaactgcctctagctactgtgCAACcctggtagtctagttggtaagacactgctcttgaattgtggattcgaatcccacccgaatatGCCTgcgatatttgttcacaggactctggaaagtattgAAAAttcagtgctgacacacatcggtgtatgggtaaaaaccaaagttaataagTCCaagtgtattaattttggtttttacccatacaccgatgtgtgttagcactgtatactcagtactttcccgagtcctgtgaaaaaatatcacaggcatgttactcgggtgggattcgaacccacgacccttgcaattctagagcagtgtcttaccaactagactaccgaggttgcccggcagctagaggcagttcgaatcctatgttttggcagcgggtaccgcaatgatatagtagatgttaaatttgtatcggggataaagaatattaattttggtttttacccatacaccgatgtgtgttagcactgtatactcagtactttcccgagtcctgtgaaaaaatatcacaggcatgttactttagaattgcaagggtcgtgggttcgaatcccacctgagtaacatgcctgtgatattttttcacaggactcggggaaagtactgagtatacagtgctaacacacatcggtgtatgggtaaaaaccaaaattaatattctttatccccgatgcaaagttAACAAGTCCAAGTGTGTTGAATTTCACCAGATAATGCCAAGTATATGGCATGGTATTTTCTGTTTAGCCACACTACGGATGCTattcagggcttgaattttacacTAGACCCTCCGAAATTCAGTGTCGGGCCAGTAAGCTCAAGACAGGCCTTAGTTTCTTTTTAAATTCAACTTATTTGTCTCAAAAGAATGATGTTCGAATGTTGAGTTTGGGTCTCACAATTATCTTTGAATTTGGCTGAGTATCGCCCATAAAATAGAAgagatcaatcttctcttaGACTTTGTTCAAATGAAAAAAGTTTAGATGATAAACCATTCTCGTTTGATTCtagtttcttttcttgtttgattctggtcttgtaaataaaatccCCGTCCTTTAAGGATTCTGAACTACAAGTCCTGCGGTCTGGTGgatttttctctcaaatttgagccctgctaTTGGACAAAAATAAGCTTACAAAACTATCCTTTGGTACCATGTGTGaaagaattcaattcaaatatttaagcgAGAAATTActacatttctcaaaaactacttcactttagagggagccgtttctcacaatgttgtatactatcaacagctatcaattgcttgttactaagtaagtttttatgctgacaattattttgagtaataaccaatagtgtacagtgcctttaaaccccaGCATGTTGTACTGGGAAAACTGGTTATAAACTTGACATGACTTTCAAATAACCAGGAATCTATGGGAATATGAAAGTTGCATCAAAGTAATTCTTTCTTGATTGTAATTCTTTGCTGAATTCAGaaaccctttttttaaatatgagtcttttttcatatatttttatGAGACTGGACTGAAACATGAAGCCCTGCCCACCCTGGCAACTGCCTCTGGCCCTCAATCGTCAATCCAGTTTTTGTCAccacaaaaaatacacaaaaaataaatattattttcagCTAAAAAGCAACCCTTTTTAAGCCAATACTTTTATTTTGTCAATGAAACTCAATGTGGACACAAATAAAGGTGTTGTTTACTCAAAGACATTTCGTATTTTTTTCCAAaggccaaatatcatgcctgtcgCAGTTTGTTCCTGTATTTTTAATGAGATATTGTTTGGGGGAAAGTCGGCAGTTGTGATTAAATAATCTCTGAAGGAGGCAGAGCTGTAATTGATTGGTCTAGCATTCTGACTCTTCCATGTTGTGAAGAATTGATCgtgcaaaaacattgttgttgtttttcttagcAAGGTGTTGTACATTACTGTAAATATGTGCCGATGTAATTTAAAATGAAGTTAGATGTTTTCATTAGTGTTCAGTTGTGTTTGTAAAAAGAACTGTTTATGAATATTGTTTTCATACATAATAATATGCCGATTGTCGCATCGTATTTTGAGCAGGTACGTTTTAGCATTAGAACTGTAGTTGATATTCTGCTGTagtttttatcttctttttttttccaaagtgTGTTTTACACCGGGGAAAAAACAGCCAAGCTTCTTGACTTGGAAATTGTGTATAAGTCTGTACTAGTTCATGTGAAAAAGCAATGCACAATTTGTGTTCACTGTACTGACGTAGGTAGGTTTCTGATTAAAAGCATAAAATCCATTCCCATTGGTACGTTAAAGAGGGGCTCTACATTTTTTGTACAGGGTATGTTTTGGTTCATTCCTGACTTCTGATGACATTCAATCACAACGGCCTTGACTTTGACCTTCTGACAGACAAAAAAACTCATCCTTGGACCGGAAAGACCCTTTAGTTGTTGAAATTGATGATGacatgtttcaaattttgctctgaaaaagTCAGGATTTGGGAATGAATCAAGACCTCcctgtacaaaaatgtacataaCCACTTTTCTAAGAATGATGTCAATTGGATGTGCTGAATAttgacaaattttgcacaaCTTCGCACTTGATGGGTATTGAATACATAATGGCAATTTACATCAGAATTAATTCTACAAAATCTTGCAGTGTCTCTGCAATGGCGGGGGGGTATTGGCTGCACAGTGTGCAATGCATCACTTGCATACAGATATAAGTGGCTGTATTGTAGATATCTACATTTAGATTTGTGATGTAATACAAACAGTAGTACATTGTCATTGCAGGTTTTAAATACTTACCAATTGTGTTGAAGTTTGTGAGTTGTGCTCAGTTAAGCGCATAATCTgattaaataattttttatgtTGTAAGTGCACAATATACAATTAAAAGAATTATTACCATTAAAACAGTAAAACTGAAGTAAACATTGACTGATTATTATAACCAGTGAAAGGAGTGTCTCATGAATTTCCCATGGTTTAAAATTTTACACCTATTCTGTGACTTTCCCATGACTTacacagaaaataatgcttaacattttcctgctaagcataaatgagcaggataccatcaGTCACAATtgatacatgtgac belongs to Asterias amurensis chromosome 5, ASM3211899v1 and includes:
- the LOC139937148 gene encoding high mobility group protein 20A-like isoform X1, with the translated sequence MDLGDSSSNHSLMPPSTGSSGLFNYSGFEDDVKETSHLSVDASFPSNNGPSMSGSLTQPMTNPEIIANISQVEIMMQDNSQDIPDASKEEPAKSSKIGWPKGKKRRRLKDVNAPRAPLTGYVRFLNDRRDKARADNPNMSFAEITRMLGKEWTTLSQNEKQCYLDEADRDKERYVKELENYQQTEAYKVFAKKQQERKKKVEAGEENDTQTNGTGLEYTDEIRLDDELPGFDVPIFTEEFLNYNKSRENELRQLRKSTTEYEEQNAILQKHIDNMKTAISKLETEAVQQRNTNLTLQQHLQTLRVSLTTSFAGVTLPVGSSEETPTLATIDAYMTKLHQLILDSPQENANLIATVREIVGKLDLQSDPKL
- the LOC139937148 gene encoding high mobility group protein 20A-like isoform X2; its protein translation is MDLGDSSSNHSLMPPSTGSSGLFNYSGFEDDVKETSHLSVDASFPSNNGPSMSGSLTQPMTNPEIIANISQVEIMMQDNSQDIPDASKEEPAKSSKIGWPKGKKRRRLKDVNAPRAPLTGYVRFLNDRRDKARADNPNMSFAEITRMLGKEWTTLSQNEKQCYLDEADRDKERYVKELENYQQTEAYKVFAKKQQERKKKVEAGEENDTQTNGTGLEYTDEIRLDDELPGFDVPIFTEEFLNYNKSRENELRQLRKSTTEYEEQNAILQKHIDNMKTAISKLETEAVQQRNTNLTLQQHLQTLRVSLTTSFAGVTLPGSSEETPTLATIDAYMTKLHQLILDSPQENANLIATVREIVGKLDLQSDPKL